From the genome of Fusobacterium varium, one region includes:
- the abgT_11 gene encoding Aminobenzoyl-glutamate transport protein, with product MKEKEKSGFLNWIEVVGNKMPHPMALFLYIIIIVLGLSFILGKLGVSAIHPTSGETISVINLISLKGFMLLVPNFVKNFQNFPVLGVVIILGIATGFCDRSGFFTSAIKMGLYGRKGNIAIYVIATIGVLGNQAGDAAFILIPAISGAIFYGLRRNPLAGVFLGYASVGGGFSTSLIPGGWDVVLTPISIQSATSILPNFDMPLLNGYFFLFVSAILVIIASAIVTIKIIEPMLGEYQFTESDNSDMTITDEERKAVKKAGRNVLIFLIILIVSCIPQNSFLRNPINHSLIFGAPLMQCLQFIIIIVFSLAGLTYAITVKKIQSINDVYTMMSESISSLSGFIALAVVIGQFLFLFDKSNLAQVLAIKGGNFLASLPIPTQIIVVCFLLLTALVNLFIGSGGTKWLLMGPIFVPMLIQLNIHPAFTQAIYRLGDCSTNHLTPLFAYFAILLTTAQKYDKNTGMGTLFAAMLPYSFVFLCIFIVQIVVWMTFNLPVGPGGVIWLS from the coding sequence ATGAAAGAAAAAGAAAAAAGTGGGTTTCTTAACTGGATAGAAGTTGTGGGAAATAAAATGCCACATCCTATGGCTTTATTCCTTTATATTATTATCATTGTTTTAGGGCTTTCATTTATTTTAGGTAAATTAGGAGTTTCAGCTATACACCCTACTTCTGGAGAAACTATATCTGTAATAAATCTTATAAGCCTAAAAGGATTTATGCTTTTAGTCCCTAATTTTGTTAAAAATTTCCAAAACTTTCCTGTTCTTGGTGTCGTTATTATACTTGGTATAGCAACTGGTTTCTGTGACAGAAGTGGATTTTTTACATCTGCAATAAAAATGGGATTATATGGGAGAAAAGGTAATATAGCTATATATGTAATAGCTACTATAGGAGTGCTCGGAAATCAGGCTGGAGATGCTGCCTTTATTCTTATCCCTGCTATTTCAGGAGCAATATTTTATGGACTTAGAAGAAATCCTTTAGCTGGAGTATTTCTAGGTTATGCATCTGTTGGTGGTGGATTTAGCACTTCCCTCATTCCTGGAGGCTGGGACGTAGTTCTTACTCCAATTTCTATACAGTCAGCTACAAGTATCCTTCCTAATTTTGATATGCCTCTATTGAATGGATATTTTTTCCTATTTGTTTCAGCTATTCTTGTAATAATCGCTTCAGCAATTGTTACTATAAAAATTATTGAACCAATGCTTGGTGAATATCAATTTACTGAAAGTGATAATTCTGATATGACAATAACAGATGAAGAAAGAAAAGCTGTGAAAAAAGCTGGAAGAAATGTCTTAATATTTTTAATTATTCTAATAGTAAGTTGTATACCACAAAATAGTTTTCTTAGAAATCCAATAAATCACTCATTAATATTTGGAGCTCCACTTATGCAGTGCCTTCAATTTATTATAATAATAGTTTTTTCCCTAGCAGGACTTACTTATGCAATAACTGTAAAAAAAATTCAAAGTATAAACGATGTTTATACTATGATGTCTGAATCTATATCTTCATTATCTGGCTTTATAGCTTTAGCAGTAGTTATCGGACAATTTCTTTTCCTTTTTGATAAATCAAATCTTGCTCAAGTTCTTGCAATAAAAGGTGGAAATTTTCTTGCTTCTCTTCCAATCCCTACACAAATAATAGTTGTCTGTTTTCTGTTGCTGACAGCTCTTGTAAATCTTTTCATAGGAAGTGGTGGAACAAAATGGCTTTTAATGGGTCCAATATTTGTTCCTATGCTGATACAATTAAATATACATCCAGCTTTCACACAAGCTATCTATAGACTTGGAGATTGTTCTACTAATCATCTTACTCCATTATTTGCCTACTTTGCTATATTACTTACAACAGCTCAAAAATATGATAAAAATACAGGTATGGGAACTTTATTTGCAGCTATGCTTCCCTACTCATTTGTATTCCTTTGTATATTTATAGTTCAGATAGTTGTATGGATGACATTTAATCTTCCTGTTGGTCCTGGTGGGGTTATCTGGCTATCTTAA
- the pstB3_2 gene encoding Phosphate import ATP-binding protein PstB 3: MENILEIKNLFVYYGEKEILKNINMSIKKNKIVSIIGPSGCGKSTFLKTINHMINDEEDSKVEGTIFFNGNNSADVDKEKLRKEIGIVFQTPSPFPFSIYKNMTYAPIYYGTRNKEELDILIKNKLEEVGLYDEVKNDIKKSALKLSGGQQQRLCIARSLSVNPEILLLDEPCSALDIQNTMKIEKLLLKLAKRYTIVIVTHNLFQAKRISDYTGFFLNGQLIEFDTTEKIFNNPTDERTKKYISGIFG, encoded by the coding sequence GTGGAAAATATATTGGAAATAAAAAATCTTTTTGTATACTATGGAGAAAAAGAAATACTAAAAAATATTAATATGTCTATAAAGAAAAATAAAATAGTTTCTATAATAGGTCCTTCTGGTTGTGGAAAATCAACTTTTCTTAAAACCATTAATCATATGATAAATGATGAAGAAGATTCTAAAGTGGAAGGAACAATTTTTTTTAATGGAAATAATAGTGCTGATGTTGATAAAGAAAAATTAAGAAAAGAAATAGGAATAGTTTTCCAAACTCCATCTCCATTTCCTTTTTCAATATATAAGAATATGACTTATGCACCTATTTATTATGGAACAAGAAATAAAGAAGAACTTGATATATTGATAAAAAATAAATTGGAAGAAGTAGGGTTATATGATGAAGTAAAAAATGATATAAAAAAATCTGCTTTGAAATTGAGTGGAGGGCAGCAGCAGAGATTATGTATTGCTAGAAGTCTTAGTGTAAATCCAGAGATATTACTTTTAGATGAACCTTGTTCTGCATTGGATATACAAAATACTATGAAAATAGAGAAGTTGCTTCTTAAACTTGCCAAGAGGTACACTATTGTTATAGTTACACACAATCTTTTTCAGGCTAAAAGAATATCTGATTATACAGGATTTTTCTTGAATGGTCAATTGATAGAATTTGATACAACAGAAAAGATATTCAACAATCCAACAGATGAAAGAACTAAAAAATATATTTCAGGTATATTTGGGTAG
- the pstA_2 gene encoding Phosphate transport system permease protein pstA, with translation MRIKEKIIRIWAYGSGLLVIFLVLYIFGYIFWKGYGSVNWKFITDVPKGMILGTEGGIAPAIIGSFLSTGIACIIAGIFGICTGIHLVFYTENKKIKATIQTIIQCMGGIPSIVLGLFGYTMFVLYLGLGRSVISGGLTLGIMIFPVVETRIEKAFKEVDQNLIKASYSMGISKVYTIMKIVIPLCRDKIISALVLAFGYAVGATAPIMFCMAVINSPISFNITKPSMSLSYHLYILLTQGISTEKAYGTAFVLMLVLLSVIILSQILLRKRK, from the coding sequence GTGAGAATAAAAGAAAAGATAATAAGAATATGGGCATATGGAAGTGGACTTTTAGTAATATTTCTTGTACTTTATATATTTGGATATATATTTTGGAAAGGGTATGGATCTGTAAACTGGAAATTTATTACAGATGTTCCTAAAGGAATGATATTGGGAACAGAAGGAGGGATAGCTCCAGCTATTATAGGAAGTTTTCTTTCCACTGGAATAGCTTGTATTATTGCAGGAATTTTTGGAATATGCACAGGGATACATTTAGTATTTTATACTGAAAATAAAAAAATAAAAGCAACAATACAGACAATAATACAGTGTATGGGAGGTATCCCTTCAATAGTGTTAGGGTTGTTTGGGTATACAATGTTTGTATTGTATTTAGGACTAGGAAGGTCAGTAATTTCAGGAGGTCTGACATTGGGGATAATGATATTTCCAGTAGTTGAAACAAGAATAGAGAAGGCATTTAAAGAAGTAGACCAAAACTTAATAAAAGCATCTTATTCTATGGGGATATCGAAGGTATATACTATAATGAAAATTGTTATACCACTATGTAGAGATAAAATAATATCAGCTCTTGTTTTAGCATTTGGATATGCAGTAGGAGCCACAGCTCCAATAATGTTTTGTATGGCTGTAATAAATTCTCCAATATCTTTTAATATAACAAAACCATCAATGTCCCTTTCATATCATTTGTATATACTACTGACTCAAGGAATATCTACTGAAAAAGCATATGGAACAGCTTTTGTATTGATGTTAGTGTTACTTAGTGTGATTATACTTAGTCAGATACTTTTAAGAAAAAGGAAGTGA
- the pstS gene encoding Phosphate-binding protein pstS precursor, which produces MQNKLLKIFLGAAIFGLSFGSLAAEEFKAQIMFNGSSSLAPVISKISADFIEENVTWDKVDSSFPNKNIAIYVSSGGSGAGVKSVIEKVSDFGMVARQVKESEKAKLPEYREYVVASDALTVSVNNENPILKYTKEIDGETLRKIFSGEYKYWSDIDKRLEKKEIIVVTRDLGGGAHEVFQNVIMGKTDVKDDAIQAPSMGALAAKLVENKYAIGYASFGMYNQNKDKITALVVDGAAPTVENIVSGKYKIQRPLLFIKNGELTPQEKAFVDYIFSEKGMDSVSKSGYIPVK; this is translated from the coding sequence ATGCAAAACAAATTATTAAAAATATTTTTAGGAGCTGCAATATTTGGGCTATCTTTTGGAAGTTTAGCTGCTGAAGAGTTTAAAGCACAAATAATGTTCAATGGATCATCTTCTTTGGCTCCTGTTATTTCAAAAATATCTGCTGATTTTATAGAAGAAAATGTAACTTGGGATAAAGTAGATTCTAGTTTTCCAAATAAAAATATAGCAATTTATGTATCTTCTGGTGGATCAGGAGCTGGGGTTAAGAGTGTAATTGAAAAAGTAAGTGATTTTGGAATGGTAGCTAGACAGGTAAAGGAAAGTGAAAAAGCTAAGCTTCCTGAATATAGAGAATATGTAGTAGCTTCGGATGCTTTAACAGTATCAGTCAATAATGAAAATCCAATATTAAAATATACAAAAGAAATAGATGGAGAAACTTTAAGAAAAATATTTTCTGGAGAATACAAATATTGGAGTGATATAGATAAAAGACTTGAAAAGAAAGAAATTATAGTTGTAACTAGAGATCTTGGTGGAGGGGCACATGAAGTATTCCAAAATGTTATTATGGGAAAAACTGATGTGAAAGATGATGCTATTCAGGCACCTTCAATGGGAGCTTTGGCAGCAAAATTAGTAGAAAATAAATATGCTATTGGATATGCTTCGTTTGGTATGTATAACCAAAATAAAGATAAAATAACTGCATTAGTTGTAGATGGTGCAGCACCAACTGTTGAAAATATTGTGTCAGGTAAATATAAAATTCAAAGACCTCTATTATTTATCAAAAATGGAGAACTTACTCCTCAAGAAAAAGCATTTGTTGATTATATATTCTCGGAAAAAGGAATGGATTCTGTAAGTAAAAGTGGTTATATTCCTGTAAAATAG
- the ibpA_1 gene encoding p120, producing the protein MEILKNKLLKRLIIYTYIFFSIFTQQVIASAKVVDQNRNQQVNVEKAPNGVPIVNINAPNKNGVSHNYFKEYNVGKEGVLLNNSSKENNRTQLGGIIQGNSNLKGREADVILTEVTGVNRSNIEGYTEVVGKSAEYILANPNGIYLNGAGFINTPRVILTTGKSITDEFGDLKGFDIDDGTVVVGSQGIDGKNMRMVDIVSRTAELNGAVYGGEEVNVVLGRNEYNHETGEVKAKAEKDGDKPKVALDAKALGSIYAGRIYLQSTEKGVGVNSQGEMLAGSGDLEIDVNGDLILKDAQAKNDIKINAENVKIQEKAIAENNINIKSKDIVNTGNISSNKNIEINSSNIENKGNISSKNINMSNKEKIVNTGKISADNVTITSKDMENKELTALNADITLSGNLKNESLKAVENLKIKGKNIENTGTIAANKKVKIESTNLSNKGNISGNDIEIKSENNILNEKNIISSSINISSKFLYNNGLIQADVLTLKMTDYLENNGSILGKTATLNASQISNRGIIYGENYFTLVSSKYINEGSGIITGGHLFIDGVGDNAGDISGEKLVVSGEKIKNSGNITGEDTLTITADLNNSGTVQGKNLVNIIGNIDNSQNIKSEKELNISGNIINTGYIYSENAEITGNINNNGDILSLLNMKITGNVINNKNMSSGSKLTLLSDSILNNDRISALELLITGTRLINNGIITSDTGIFNIYNFENSGTVYGKKDITISGNKIVNTALIQSSNNLYLISKNIINKGDIFSGNNMDITSQFVNNSGRIIGDGDLKFDTDNSVENSNLIQGNNITIKEIDNSGKLIAKGSIKASKAKNTGTISALKNFEGEALLNFLFGKLILGENMSLEKELLNEGIITVKGDITAENVSNTGSIISDKDIRLKELDNSNGTIEGRNIEIENTEALNNQSGDIRVFDNDSVLSIQAENIYNTDGRIQSQGQLELNIFNSFTLEGNYIGNNLLKITAESLAVNTDIENNGDIVLNLTGDFLNNSKFVGGNNLTINAVNLINNKILGSTKSFTTNLSGKLNNFNSIVLGNGNNTITTGGSITNNGILTSQNNLDVNSKELINNGQIASGNILILNAESILNGNYSLIYSKDDMTISLKEDFINNKGEIFSGNNIEIKTLGKVQNNAGIIESMGDIYIEAVQIENLGEIAEGSTVVEKGFGAVENMSKEEKNRIKDKFLSLIATEENSEKYGKVYFNSSSLGWEDEYTNKMAYISSGKNVTLKTTGDVINRGGNISADRDINISAYRLINGNFLDSIGDYEDKAAETDKRTKISAGNNINISAIQVGDGILTKEENTVNEKTIDMEQIILNSSDVERTGTINTESYITIPEGDKELFVVNKDLIDSKDISIDFKEKIEIEDNEISSINNSISTEKNPKFKYLIETNLKFIDMSYYLGSDYLFEKIGYNPEKDIKLLGDSFYESRIVNRAILENTGKRYLNGAVNDREQMQILLDNSIKAMEDLNLSIGVALTKEQINNLKNDIIWYVEEEINGIKVLVPKVYLSKETLASLEKFN; encoded by the coding sequence ATGGAGATATTAAAAAATAAATTGCTGAAAAGATTGATAATCTATACTTACATCTTTTTTAGTATCTTTACACAGCAAGTGATTGCATCTGCAAAAGTAGTTGATCAAAACAGAAATCAGCAAGTAAATGTTGAGAAAGCACCAAATGGAGTTCCAATAGTAAATATAAATGCACCTAATAAGAATGGAGTATCCCATAATTATTTTAAAGAATATAATGTAGGAAAAGAGGGAGTACTTTTAAATAACAGCAGCAAGGAAAACAATAGAACTCAGCTGGGAGGAATTATTCAAGGAAACTCTAATTTAAAAGGCAGAGAAGCAGATGTTATTTTGACAGAAGTAACAGGTGTGAATAGAAGTAATATAGAAGGATATACTGAGGTAGTTGGGAAATCTGCTGAATATATTTTAGCAAATCCAAATGGAATATATCTGAATGGGGCAGGTTTTATAAATACACCTAGAGTAATATTGACAACTGGAAAATCTATAACTGATGAATTTGGAGATTTAAAAGGATTTGATATAGATGATGGAACAGTGGTAGTGGGAAGTCAGGGGATAGATGGAAAAAATATGAGAATGGTAGATATTGTTTCAAGAACAGCAGAACTCAATGGTGCAGTTTATGGAGGAGAAGAAGTAAATGTTGTTTTGGGGAGAAATGAATATAACCATGAAACAGGAGAAGTAAAAGCCAAAGCAGAAAAAGATGGAGATAAACCTAAAGTGGCTCTGGATGCAAAAGCATTAGGGTCTATTTATGCTGGAAGAATATATCTTCAAAGTACAGAAAAAGGTGTTGGGGTAAATAGTCAGGGAGAAATGCTTGCAGGTTCAGGAGATCTTGAAATAGATGTTAATGGAGATTTGATATTAAAAGATGCTCAAGCTAAAAATGATATAAAAATCAATGCAGAAAATGTAAAAATACAAGAAAAAGCCATAGCAGAAAATAATATTAATATAAAATCTAAAGATATAGTAAATACTGGAAATATATCTTCAAATAAAAATATAGAAATAAATAGTTCAAACATTGAAAACAAAGGTAATATATCTTCAAAAAATATAAATATGTCTAATAAAGAAAAGATTGTTAATACTGGAAAAATTTCAGCTGATAATGTAACAATAACTTCAAAAGATATGGAGAACAAAGAGCTTACTGCATTAAATGCAGATATTACTTTAAGTGGAAATTTAAAAAATGAATCATTAAAAGCAGTGGAAAATTTAAAAATTAAAGGTAAAAATATAGAAAATACAGGAACAATAGCTGCTAATAAAAAGGTAAAGATTGAAAGCACTAATCTATCAAATAAAGGTAATATCAGTGGAAATGATATAGAAATAAAAAGTGAAAATAATATTTTGAATGAAAAAAATATAATATCTTCTTCAATAAATATATCATCAAAATTTTTATATAACAATGGGCTTATTCAAGCTGATGTTTTAACTTTAAAAATGACAGATTATTTAGAAAATAATGGGAGCATATTGGGGAAGACAGCTACATTGAATGCTAGTCAAATATCAAATAGAGGAATTATCTATGGAGAAAATTATTTCACTCTCGTATCTTCTAAATATATTAATGAGGGTTCTGGAATTATAACTGGAGGACATCTTTTTATAGATGGTGTCGGTGATAATGCAGGAGATATTTCAGGAGAAAAATTGGTTGTATCTGGAGAAAAGATTAAAAATAGTGGGAATATAACAGGAGAAGATACACTTACTATTACTGCTGATTTAAATAATAGTGGAACAGTTCAAGGGAAAAATCTGGTAAATATAATTGGTAATATAGACAACAGCCAGAATATAAAGAGTGAAAAGGAATTAAATATATCTGGAAATATAATAAATACTGGATATATTTATAGTGAAAATGCAGAGATAACAGGAAACATCAATAATAATGGAGATATTCTTTCTCTTTTAAATATGAAGATAACAGGGAATGTAATTAATAATAAAAATATGAGCAGTGGAAGTAAGCTTACACTATTAAGTGATAGTATTTTGAATAATGATAGAATATCTGCCCTAGAACTTTTAATTACTGGAACAAGGCTTATAAATAATGGAATAATAACTTCAGACACTGGAATTTTTAATATTTATAATTTTGAAAATTCAGGGACTGTATACGGGAAGAAAGATATTACTATTTCAGGAAATAAAATTGTGAATACTGCACTTATTCAAAGCTCAAACAACCTATATTTAATTTCTAAAAATATAATAAACAAAGGAGATATATTCTCTGGAAACAATATGGATATTACATCTCAATTTGTGAATAATAGTGGAAGAATAATAGGTGATGGGGATTTAAAATTTGATACTGATAATTCTGTTGAAAATTCTAATTTGATTCAAGGGAATAATATAACAATTAAAGAAATAGATAATAGTGGGAAATTAATTGCCAAAGGAAGTATAAAAGCTTCTAAAGCAAAAAATACTGGGACTATATCAGCTCTGAAGAATTTTGAAGGAGAAGCACTGTTGAATTTTCTTTTTGGGAAACTAATTCTTGGAGAGAATATGAGTCTTGAAAAAGAACTGCTCAATGAAGGGATTATTACAGTAAAAGGTGATATAACAGCAGAAAATGTTTCTAATACAGGAAGCATAATTTCAGATAAAGATATAAGATTAAAAGAATTAGATAACAGCAATGGTACTATTGAAGGCAGAAATATAGAGATAGAAAACACAGAAGCTCTTAATAACCAATCAGGGGATATAAGAGTATTTGATAATGATTCTGTTTTATCTATTCAGGCAGAAAATATTTATAATACAGATGGAAGGATACAATCTCAAGGACAGCTTGAACTTAATATTTTTAATTCTTTTACTCTTGAAGGAAATTATATAGGAAATAATCTTTTAAAAATAACAGCAGAATCTCTTGCTGTAAATACAGATATAGAAAATAATGGAGATATAGTACTTAATTTAACTGGAGATTTTCTAAATAACAGCAAATTTGTAGGTGGAAATAACTTAACCATAAATGCAGTAAATTTAATAAATAATAAAATATTGGGAAGTACAAAAAGTTTTACAACTAATCTTTCAGGAAAATTGAATAATTTTAATAGTATTGTTTTAGGAAATGGAAATAATACAATAACAACTGGTGGAAGTATCACTAATAATGGAATTTTGACTTCACAGAATAATCTTGATGTAAATTCAAAAGAGCTGATAAATAATGGACAAATAGCTTCAGGAAATATTTTAATTTTAAATGCTGAAAGTATATTAAATGGAAATTATTCACTTATATATTCAAAAGATGATATGACTATATCTTTAAAAGAAGATTTTATTAATAATAAGGGAGAAATATTTTCTGGGAACAACATAGAGATAAAAACTTTAGGTAAAGTTCAAAATAATGCAGGAATTATAGAATCAATGGGAGATATTTATATAGAAGCAGTTCAAATCGAAAATCTTGGAGAAATTGCAGAAGGTTCTACTGTTGTTGAAAAAGGGTTTGGAGCTGTAGAAAATATGTCAAAAGAAGAAAAGAACAGGATAAAGGATAAGTTTTTAAGTTTAATAGCTACTGAAGAAAATAGTGAAAAATATGGCAAAGTTTATTTTAATTCTTCAAGTTTAGGTTGGGAAGATGAATATACAAATAAAATGGCATATATTTCATCTGGAAAAAATGTTACTCTGAAAACTACAGGAGATGTTATAAACAGAGGAGGGAATATTTCAGCAGACAGAGATATTAATATATCAGCATATAGATTGATAAATGGAAACTTTCTAGATAGTATTGGTGATTATGAAGATAAAGCAGCAGAAACTGATAAGAGAACAAAGATATCAGCAGGAAATAATATAAATATATCTGCTATACAAGTAGGAGATGGAATTTTAACAAAAGAGGAAAACACAGTAAATGAAAAAACTATAGATATGGAACAAATAATTTTAAATAGCAGTGATGTTGAAAGAACAGGAACAATTAATACAGAAAGTTATATTACAATCCCTGAAGGAGATAAAGAACTGTTTGTTGTAAATAAAGATTTAATAGATTCAAAAGATATTTCAATAGATTTTAAAGAAAAAATAGAAATAGAAGACAATGAAATATCAAGTATAAACAATTCTATTTCAACTGAAAAAAATCCTAAATTTAAATATCTGATAGAAACAAACCTGAAATTTATAGATATGAGTTATTATCTTGGTTCAGATTATTTATTTGAAAAAATAGGATATAATCCTGAAAAAGATATTAAACTCCTAGGAGATTCATTTTATGAATCAAGAATAGTAAACAGAGCTATTCTTGAAAATACAGGAAAGAGATATCTCAATGGAGCTGTAAATGATAGGGAACAGATGCAGATATTGTTAGATAACTCTATAAAAGCTATGGAAGATTTGAATCTATCTATTGGGGTAGCTCTTACAAAAGAACAGATAAATAATCTTAAAAATGATATTATATGGTATGTAGAAGAGGAGATAAATGGAATAAAAGTTTTAGTTCCAAAAGTATATCTTTCTAAAGAAACTCTTGCTTCATTAGAAAAGTTTAACTGA
- the pstC_2 gene encoding Phosphate transport system permease protein pstC — translation MLFWKKYDKVFAEILKIAALISFLMISFIIIFILKESLPLFREVGLKEFILGKRWKPVSVNGQYLGILPIISATFYVSFTAVLIALPVGVGCSIFLSCVLSLKIRNILKPYVDILAGVPSVIYGFMGLVILVKFFESMGMATGETVLAGGILLSIMILPFMISLCEENMRETRERYEKISEAMGVSKWYMVSEMVLPLSTKTIIISIILSMGRAMGETMAVMMVIGNAPIFPKLLGKAQTISSLIALEMGMTEVGSLHYSALFASGFILMMMVFCINILINYLKKRFL, via the coding sequence ATGCTGTTTTGGAAAAAATATGATAAAGTATTTGCTGAGATTTTAAAAATTGCAGCATTAATATCTTTTCTTATGATTTCTTTTATAATAATTTTTATATTAAAGGAGAGTCTTCCTTTATTCAGAGAAGTTGGCTTAAAAGAATTTATTTTAGGAAAAAGGTGGAAGCCTGTTTCTGTGAATGGACAATATTTAGGAATACTCCCCATTATATCTGCTACTTTTTATGTTTCTTTTACAGCAGTATTAATTGCACTTCCTGTTGGAGTAGGGTGCAGTATTTTTCTTTCATGTGTTCTTTCTTTAAAAATTAGAAATATATTAAAACCTTATGTAGATATATTAGCAGGTGTTCCTTCTGTTATTTATGGTTTTATGGGACTTGTAATACTTGTAAAATTTTTTGAGAGTATGGGAATGGCTACAGGAGAAACAGTTCTTGCTGGGGGAATACTTCTTTCTATTATGATACTTCCTTTTATGATATCTCTATGCGAAGAAAATATGAGAGAAACAAGAGAAAGATATGAAAAAATATCTGAAGCAATGGGAGTATCAAAATGGTATATGGTGAGTGAAATGGTGCTTCCACTTTCTACAAAAACTATAATTATAAGTATAATATTATCAATGGGAAGAGCTATGGGTGAAACTATGGCAGTAATGATGGTAATAGGAAATGCTCCTATTTTTCCTAAATTGCTGGGAAAAGCTCAAACTATATCTTCGTTGATAGCTTTAGAAATGGGAATGACAGAGGTAGGCAGTTTACATTATAGTGCTTTGTTTGCTTCTGGATTTATTTTAATGATGATGGTATTCTGTATTAATATACTTATAAATTATCTAAAGAAAAGATTTCTTTAG